From a single Ignavibacteria bacterium genomic region:
- the ligA gene encoding NAD-dependent DNA ligase LigA: MTPKNPEKRIQKLSDEIKYHDHRYYVLSDPEITDLEYDMLYKELELLEKEFPEFVLADSPTKRVGSDLENDFKPVPHKYPMLSLANTYNEGELFDFDRRVREGLPPGETIEYVVEYKIDGLSVSLHYENGYLVTGATRGDGVTGEDVTGNVKTIRSIPLSVDVSLLQPETVAHFEVRGEVYMEKAVFNRLNEERARKGEKTFANPRNLASGTLKLLNPAESAKRPLSIFTYYFLSDSNPNKTQFENLEYLQKLGFRVNKHFKLCNSISEVLEYCHKLEEIREDLPYEVDGVVIKINSFRHQEILGSIAKSPRWACAFKFKAKQAKTKLNDITWQVGRTGAITPVAELEPVFLAGSTISRATLHNFDEIQKKDIRRGDTVIIEKGGDVIPKVVSVVIEERLTGSPEEQPPTSCPVCGSGVYRPENEVAFYCENSECAAQIKGRIEHFASRGAMDIEGLGTSIIDLFVELGYLKTYADIYSLHTRELELKMMDRFGDKSIDNLLNAIEASKTRPFHKVLFAIGIRYVGAGAAKKLADHFQSMDNLANASIEEITEVYEIGESIAASVKRFFADEHNRHLIQTLKDAGLTFESEKRAEVSENFFKGKSFVLTGTLSQMKREDAAEKIASLGGKTTSSVSKNTDFVIAGESAGSKLDKAQKLGVKIMDEEEFLQKLSSADIL, from the coding sequence ATGACACCAAAAAACCCAGAAAAAAGGATACAAAAACTAAGTGACGAGATAAAGTATCACGATCACAGATACTATGTCCTCTCTGATCCGGAGATTACCGATCTCGAATACGACATGCTCTATAAAGAGCTGGAACTGCTCGAAAAGGAATTTCCTGAATTTGTATTAGCCGACAGCCCGACAAAAAGGGTAGGCAGCGATCTCGAAAATGATTTCAAGCCTGTCCCTCATAAATATCCGATGCTCAGCCTTGCCAACACCTACAACGAAGGCGAACTCTTCGATTTCGACCGCAGGGTAAGGGAAGGCCTCCCTCCCGGTGAAACGATTGAATATGTTGTAGAATATAAAATTGACGGGCTTTCTGTCAGCCTCCACTACGAAAACGGCTACCTCGTCACAGGTGCCACCCGCGGTGACGGCGTTACGGGTGAAGATGTCACCGGAAATGTAAAAACCATCAGGTCGATACCCCTTTCCGTGGATGTTTCACTCCTTCAACCGGAAACCGTGGCTCATTTCGAGGTCCGCGGCGAAGTCTATATGGAAAAAGCTGTTTTCAACCGTTTAAACGAAGAACGGGCACGAAAAGGGGAAAAAACCTTTGCAAATCCGCGAAATCTGGCGTCTGGTACCTTAAAACTCCTTAATCCTGCAGAATCAGCAAAACGCCCTCTTTCCATCTTTACCTATTACTTTTTAAGTGACAGCAACCCGAATAAAACCCAGTTTGAGAATCTCGAATATCTCCAAAAACTCGGTTTTCGCGTAAATAAACACTTCAAACTCTGCAATTCAATCTCCGAAGTGCTGGAATACTGCCACAAACTCGAAGAGATCAGGGAAGACCTCCCTTACGAAGTGGATGGAGTGGTTATAAAAATAAACTCCTTCCGCCATCAGGAAATTCTCGGTAGTATCGCAAAATCTCCCCGTTGGGCTTGTGCCTTTAAATTCAAAGCCAAACAGGCAAAAACAAAATTAAACGACATCACCTGGCAGGTGGGGCGTACAGGTGCAATCACTCCCGTCGCCGAGCTCGAACCCGTTTTTCTCGCCGGCTCCACCATTAGCAGGGCTACACTTCACAATTTTGATGAAATTCAGAAAAAAGATATCAGAAGGGGAGACACCGTAATCATCGAAAAGGGAGGTGATGTCATTCCCAAAGTCGTCTCTGTGGTTATCGAGGAAAGACTCACCGGTTCTCCGGAAGAGCAGCCCCCGACAAGCTGCCCGGTATGCGGTTCGGGTGTTTACCGTCCTGAAAATGAAGTGGCATTCTATTGCGAAAACAGCGAATGTGCCGCACAAATAAAGGGGCGCATCGAGCACTTCGCTTCCCGCGGTGCGATGGATATCGAAGGACTCGGTACCTCTATCATCGACCTTTTTGTCGAACTGGGATACTTGAAAACTTATGCCGATATCTACTCTCTTCACACACGCGAGCTTGAACTTAAGATGATGGACAGGTTTGGTGACAAAAGCATCGACAACCTCCTTAATGCCATCGAAGCAAGCAAAACCAGACCTTTTCACAAAGTTCTTTTTGCCATCGGAATCAGATATGTGGGAGCAGGTGCTGCTAAAAAACTGGCGGATCACTTCCAAAGTATGGATAATCTGGCAAATGCTTCCATCGAAGAGATCACCGAAGTTTATGAAATTGGTGAATCCATAGCCGCAAGCGTGAAAAGATTTTTTGCCGATGAGCATAACCGCCACCTGATTCAAACTCTGAAGGATGCCGGACTTACTTTCGAATCGGAAAAAAGAGCCGAAGTAAGCGAAAACTTCTTCAAAGGGAAATCTTTTGTCCTCACGGGTACTCTTTCACAAATGAAAAGGGAAGATGCAGCCGAAAAAATCGCCTCTCTCGGTGGCAAAACCACCTCAAGCGTCAGTAAAAACACCGATTTCGTAATTGCGGGCGAGAGTGCGGGTTCCAAACTTGACAAGGCTCAAAAACTCGGGGTAAAAATTATGGACGAAGAAGAATTTCTCCAAAAACTTTCTTCTGCCGATATTTTGTAA
- a CDS encoding STAS domain-containing protein: MNFAISHIDQVSVVKLSERRLDANISGLVKGEFTNLVKNMNVRKLVIDLSDVESCDSSGLSTLLVANRLISSVHGGLRIVCPSKKILNLIEVTKLDRVLTLSKTIDEALSDLKLIH; the protein is encoded by the coding sequence ATGAATTTTGCAATCAGTCATATCGACCAGGTTTCAGTTGTAAAATTGAGTGAACGACGACTCGATGCCAATATCTCGGGTCTCGTAAAAGGTGAGTTTACTAACCTTGTGAAAAACATGAATGTTAGAAAACTGGTTATAGATCTTTCCGATGTCGAAAGTTGCGACAGCAGCGGGCTTAGTACCCTTCTGGTTGCCAACCGGTTGATAAGTTCTGTTCATGGCGGGCTTCGTATTGTCTGTCCGTCAAAAAAGATACTCAATTTAATTGAAGTGACGAAACTCGACCGGGTGCTTACTCTCAGCAAAACCATTGACGAAGCTTTGAGCGATCTCAAATTGATTCACTGA
- a CDS encoding sodium:solute symporter: protein MNSFSFIDYAIVVVYLIFAALWGRFIGGEQKSVKDYFLGDKKVNWWLATFSIVAAETSTLTFISIPGVAYLTNLNFLQVTLGYLIGRIIVARLLLPLYFKGELSTAYAFLEERFGKKTRTTASIVFIFTRVAGDGVRLFATAIPVKLLLNIDYPFAILIIVAVTLVYTYTGGLRGVIWVDAIQMFIYIGGAIISCIFLYYVIPGDLFTRLSADTLSQKLDVFNLGFGKSISEFFQTPYTLLAGLTGGAFLSMASHGTDQLVVQRLLATGDLKSAQKSVIMSGVIIVFQFALFLFLGILLYIFFEGRQFAKPDEVFPYFIIHDLPMGVKGILVAGLMAAALSTLAGSVSSLASSSFYDISSIFGKNKLSEEQQLKLSKRLIIVWAGVLAVSAFFFMEIKGAAVEVALSIASFTFGGLLGTFLLGIVNKRADQRDAITGFLVSIAAMTIIVSLKLYAWTWFTLTGVSVCLIAGGISSLLRKKTLPE, encoded by the coding sequence TTGAACTCTTTTTCCTTTATCGATTATGCAATTGTTGTTGTTTACCTCATTTTTGCCGCACTTTGGGGTAGATTTATCGGTGGTGAGCAGAAAAGTGTAAAAGACTATTTCCTCGGTGATAAAAAAGTAAACTGGTGGCTCGCAACATTTTCCATAGTGGCAGCCGAAACCAGCACCCTCACTTTTATTTCAATTCCCGGTGTTGCATACCTCACAAATCTCAATTTCCTGCAGGTCACTCTTGGCTATCTCATCGGCAGAATTATCGTGGCCCGGCTTCTGCTTCCTCTCTACTTCAAGGGGGAACTCTCGACTGCTTACGCCTTTCTTGAAGAAAGATTTGGAAAAAAAACCAGAACCACAGCCTCAATTGTTTTCATTTTTACCCGGGTTGCAGGTGATGGAGTCAGACTGTTTGCCACCGCAATACCCGTAAAACTCCTCCTCAATATCGACTATCCATTTGCGATCCTTATCATCGTGGCTGTTACACTCGTTTACACATACACTGGCGGATTGCGGGGTGTTATTTGGGTGGATGCAATTCAGATGTTTATCTATATCGGCGGGGCTATAATTTCATGTATCTTCCTTTATTATGTAATTCCCGGAGACCTTTTTACAAGACTTTCCGCCGACACACTCTCACAAAAGCTCGATGTCTTCAATTTGGGATTTGGTAAAAGTATTAGCGAATTTTTCCAAACGCCATATACACTCCTTGCCGGACTAACGGGAGGTGCATTTTTATCGATGGCATCGCATGGAACTGACCAGCTCGTTGTTCAAAGACTCCTTGCAACCGGCGACCTGAAAAGTGCACAAAAATCTGTCATCATGAGTGGTGTCATTATTGTTTTTCAGTTTGCTCTGTTTCTCTTCCTCGGAATTCTCCTCTATATCTTTTTCGAGGGAAGACAGTTCGCCAAACCCGACGAGGTCTTTCCATATTTTATTATTCACGATCTTCCAATGGGTGTAAAGGGGATACTTGTGGCGGGTCTTATGGCAGCAGCTCTCTCCACTTTGGCAGGTTCTGTCAGCTCGCTCGCTTCCTCCTCTTTTTATGATATTTCAAGTATATTTGGCAAAAATAAACTTTCCGAAGAACAGCAGTTAAAACTCTCCAAGAGACTCATAATAGTCTGGGCGGGGGTTCTTGCTGTTTCAGCTTTTTTCTTTATGGAGATAAAAGGTGCAGCTGTGGAAGTGGCGCTGAGCATCGCATCCTTCACCTTTGGCGGACTGCTTGGTACCTTCCTTCTCGGAATTGTAAACAAACGGGCTGACCAGCGCGATGCCATCACGGGTTTTCTCGTTTCAATCGCCGCAATGACCATTATTGTCTCTTTGAAACTTTACGCATGGACCTGGTTTACACTCACCGGCGTTTCTGTTTGTCTCATCGCAGGCGGAATCTCCTCCCTTTTACGGAAGAAAACCTTACCCGAATGA
- a CDS encoding Na+:solute symporter: protein MELIDWLIIGLYFVVSLGIALIYSKRGSKNSEEFFLSGRNLPWYLAGLSMVATTFAADTPLAVTELVWNNGISGNWVWWNFAFGGILTVFFFAKLWRRAGILTEVEFAEIRYAGKPAKFLRGFKSIYLGLFMNVIIIGWVNSAMIAVLTGIFGIPKEDVIIYVFLCMGLVAVYSALSGLWGVVVTDAFQFILAMTACIVLAVIVISSEQIGGISGLKEKLPSQAFEFFPNLASSPETGGRVFSLTLFSFFAFIGIQWWASWYPGSEPGGGGYVAQRMMSAKNEKHSILATLFFQGAHYALRPWPWILAALASVVLYPELTSETSKLGYINLINDFMPAGLKGLMLAAFFAAYMSTVATQLNWGTSYLVNDLYRRFMKPGKTEKQYVFASKFVTILLMLVSAVVTLYIDRISGAWEFIIECGAGLGLVLIMRWYWWRINAWSEISGMAAPFILLPVVRYLGIPFPDSLYVLVIGTTLVWLTVTFLTKPEPDEILLSFYKKIRPGGKLWEPVRLKSGLPLEKGVLKYQFLGWFAGVVLIYSLLFGSGSLIFGDLANTLIYSIFIIFAIGGVVFALNKMFSSTENRT, encoded by the coding sequence ATGGAACTGATAGACTGGTTAATAATTGGACTCTATTTTGTTGTAAGTCTTGGTATAGCACTCATTTACTCCAAAAGAGGCAGCAAAAACAGTGAAGAATTTTTCCTCTCAGGAAGAAATCTCCCCTGGTACCTCGCAGGCCTCTCCATGGTTGCTACCACCTTTGCTGCAGATACACCCCTCGCTGTCACCGAACTTGTATGGAACAACGGTATCTCGGGAAACTGGGTTTGGTGGAACTTCGCCTTTGGCGGCATTCTCACCGTCTTTTTCTTTGCAAAGCTCTGGAGAAGGGCGGGCATTCTTACCGAAGTTGAGTTTGCTGAAATCAGATATGCGGGAAAACCTGCAAAATTCCTCAGAGGCTTCAAATCCATTTATCTCGGTTTGTTTATGAATGTCATCATAATCGGCTGGGTCAACAGCGCCATGATCGCAGTCCTGACTGGCATTTTTGGAATTCCAAAAGAGGATGTCATTATCTATGTCTTCCTGTGCATGGGACTCGTGGCTGTTTATTCCGCTCTCTCAGGCTTGTGGGGTGTGGTCGTTACCGATGCGTTTCAATTTATTCTCGCAATGACCGCTTGCATCGTGCTTGCAGTTATTGTTATCAGCTCCGAACAAATTGGTGGAATCAGCGGATTAAAGGAAAAACTCCCTTCCCAGGCATTCGAGTTCTTCCCGAATCTCGCATCTTCACCTGAAACAGGGGGAAGGGTCTTCTCCCTCACGCTCTTCTCGTTTTTTGCTTTCATCGGCATCCAATGGTGGGCTTCCTGGTATCCGGGATCCGAACCCGGCGGCGGGGGATATGTAGCCCAAAGAATGATGTCCGCCAAAAATGAAAAACACTCCATTCTGGCGACTCTCTTTTTCCAGGGTGCTCATTATGCACTTCGTCCTTGGCCATGGATCCTTGCGGCTCTCGCATCAGTTGTACTATATCCCGAACTCACGAGCGAAACTTCAAAACTCGGCTATATCAATCTGATCAACGATTTTATGCCTGCAGGTCTCAAGGGGCTTATGCTCGCTGCCTTTTTTGCCGCCTACATGAGTACGGTCGCTACCCAACTCAACTGGGGAACATCATACCTGGTCAACGACCTCTATCGAAGATTCATGAAACCGGGCAAAACTGAAAAACAGTATGTCTTCGCATCAAAATTTGTAACCATTCTGCTCATGCTCGTCTCGGCTGTCGTCACTCTCTATATCGACAGAATATCAGGTGCATGGGAGTTTATTATCGAGTGTGGTGCCGGGTTGGGACTTGTACTCATCATGCGGTGGTACTGGTGGAGAATTAACGCCTGGAGCGAAATCTCCGGGATGGCTGCTCCTTTTATTCTCCTTCCCGTTGTCAGGTATCTCGGAATTCCTTTCCCCGACAGCCTCTATGTCCTGGTCATCGGAACCACTTTGGTCTGGCTCACGGTTACTTTCCTGACTAAGCCCGAGCCAGATGAAATACTCCTCAGTTTCTATAAAAAAATCAGACCGGGAGGCAAGTTGTGGGAACCCGTCAGACTTAAAAGCGGCCTTCCTCTCGAAAAAGGCGTGCTTAAATATCAGTTCCTCGGCTGGTTCGCAGGTGTCGTTCTTATCTACTCCCTCCTCTTTGGAAGCGGAAGTTTGATTTTTGGTGATCTGGCTAATACGCTTATTTACTCAATTTTTATTATATTTGCAATCGGTGGAGTGGTCTTCGCCCTAAATAAAATGTTCTCGTCAACAGAAAACAGGACTTAA
- a CDS encoding Cof-type HAD-IIB family hydrolase — MNLSNIKLVLLDLDGTLLRSDGSIGEKSLKYSKLLKEKGILVTFASGRMSTALEGYAKEMNLEGIMICSDGAVIMEYPSGRVLRKICLKDSKVKKGIELSEKHLVKMVMCTDSEVLYTEHNEATLQLIDRFGARFRCVDDYKNISDEVIELVYVGENRHSFQEIKKHFSFPYSFGLKLTYSKSQSHYQYYLEVKKDDVSKASALTYLNKKLGISIKDTIVIGDWYNDVALFKTKALKVSLTNAVPEIKYLSDLKLEFSNDEDGVGELLERIYKQK, encoded by the coding sequence ATGAATTTAAGTAATATAAAACTCGTTTTACTCGACCTTGACGGCACTTTACTCAGAAGTGACGGTTCAATCGGTGAAAAGAGTCTAAAATATTCGAAACTATTAAAAGAAAAAGGGATTTTGGTCACTTTCGCCAGCGGAAGGATGAGCACGGCTCTTGAAGGTTATGCCAAAGAAATGAACCTTGAAGGTATTATGATCTGTTCAGACGGTGCAGTCATCATGGAATATCCATCAGGCAGGGTTCTCAGAAAGATTTGTCTCAAAGATTCCAAAGTGAAAAAGGGGATCGAGCTTTCTGAGAAGCATCTTGTGAAAATGGTTATGTGCACCGATTCCGAAGTCCTTTACACCGAACATAACGAAGCAACACTTCAACTGATTGACAGATTTGGTGCCCGCTTCAGGTGCGTCGACGACTATAAAAACATCTCTGACGAAGTTATTGAGCTCGTCTATGTCGGCGAAAATCGCCATTCTTTTCAGGAGATCAAAAAACATTTCTCTTTCCCGTACTCGTTTGGTCTTAAATTGACTTATTCGAAAAGCCAGTCCCATTATCAGTATTATCTCGAAGTTAAAAAAGATGATGTATCCAAGGCTTCTGCTCTTACATATCTCAACAAAAAACTTGGTATCTCAATAAAAGACACCATTGTTATTGGCGACTGGTACAACGATGTGGCGCTTTTCAAAACCAAAGCTCTTAAGGTTTCACTGACCAATGCAGTTCCGGAGATAAAGTATCTCTCCGATCTCAAACTGGAATTCAGTAACGACGAAGATGGTGTAGGCGAACTTCTCGAAAGAATTTACAAACAGAAATAA
- a CDS encoding HDIG domain-containing protein: protein MTYEKIKSSTRVKILLWVITSVVIAMLFPKAEVVDVQSAVGNIWLNEDLIADKSFPILKDDKVYAAEVDSAIKSVLQVFVLIPSDSLTKDTVKSLRKALERAFVNPSLFESDPRVSKFTDQTRNFLKSFVDSTGNKASDLYASLDIIEEILLKTSAVGTLSLDHDQISKDTLAIRKGNFQDHKKKLDFIDYKGAKTLITRKVFESFKDSVKSAAFDEIALALFIPSLVYSSELTREYTEIAKNRVSRNSGIVVLNERIVGKHERITPEIKVKLDSYKTARVEDLNPLEKIRQFTGKFLHIAVLLLLLGAFLFNFRKTIFEDNAKLTVFSVLFLAISFLTFYINSINVGSSQQLLIIIPTISLLTTIMFDSRVGLYSTLVISLISAGLRGNDYSLVVLNVIAGSFAVYSVRDIKNRQQIYRAMIYIFLGYLAGNVFLSFESLSNWSKLLNDILYSGINALVCPMLTYTLLRFFERTFKITTDLTLVELSSTDHPLLKELNHASPGTFYHSQAVARLAESAAERIGADTLLVSVGALYHDIGKMISPYYFIENQGDGHNPHNELSPETSVKVIREHVLQGMELGRKHNLPQEIIEFIPTHHGKGLIRIFYDKAVHKYGKENVNKDDYRYLGPKPHTREQAILMLADKCESASRSISTPDPQTLENLINNLINQTLQEKELDEAAVTLSEVEEIKKVFFNTLMTTKHARMRYPEQEKLEKSS, encoded by the coding sequence GTGACTTACGAAAAAATTAAATCGAGCACCCGTGTAAAAATTTTACTTTGGGTGATTACATCTGTTGTTATAGCAATGCTTTTCCCAAAAGCAGAGGTGGTCGATGTGCAGTCGGCTGTCGGGAATATCTGGCTCAATGAAGATTTGATTGCCGATAAAAGTTTTCCCATTCTCAAGGATGACAAAGTCTATGCTGCCGAAGTCGACAGTGCAATAAAATCTGTATTGCAGGTTTTTGTTCTTATTCCCTCCGACAGCCTGACAAAGGATACGGTTAAATCACTTCGCAAGGCTCTCGAACGGGCTTTTGTAAATCCCTCCCTTTTCGAGTCAGATCCCCGTGTTTCCAAATTTACCGATCAAACCCGGAATTTCTTAAAAAGTTTCGTCGACTCCACCGGGAACAAGGCATCAGACCTCTACGCTTCACTCGACATCATCGAGGAAATTCTTCTTAAAACTTCCGCTGTCGGAACCCTGAGCCTCGATCACGATCAGATATCTAAAGACACTCTCGCTATCAGGAAAGGTAACTTTCAGGATCACAAAAAGAAACTCGATTTTATCGACTACAAGGGTGCCAAAACCCTGATCACCCGAAAGGTATTCGAATCGTTCAAGGATTCGGTGAAAAGTGCCGCTTTCGATGAAATAGCTCTCGCGCTGTTCATTCCCAGCCTCGTTTACAGCAGTGAACTGACCCGCGAGTACACCGAAATTGCCAAAAACAGGGTAAGCAGAAACTCGGGAATTGTTGTTCTCAACGAGAGAATTGTTGGCAAACACGAGAGAATTACTCCTGAAATTAAGGTTAAACTCGACTCCTATAAAACCGCCCGGGTTGAAGATCTAAATCCTCTGGAAAAAATAAGACAATTTACAGGAAAGTTTCTCCACATTGCTGTTCTACTCCTCCTCCTGGGAGCCTTCCTTTTCAATTTCCGGAAAACCATTTTTGAAGATAATGCAAAGCTTACTGTTTTTTCCGTTCTTTTTCTTGCGATTTCCTTTCTTACTTTTTACATAAACTCCATTAATGTAGGCAGCTCACAGCAATTGCTTATTATCATCCCGACCATCTCTCTTCTCACGACTATAATGTTCGATTCGAGAGTAGGTCTTTATTCAACTCTGGTTATTTCACTGATTAGTGCCGGTCTCAGGGGTAACGACTATTCCCTCGTGGTTCTCAATGTAATAGCGGGTTCGTTTGCTGTTTATTCCGTCAGAGATATAAAAAACAGGCAGCAGATCTACCGTGCAATGATCTACATCTTTCTCGGTTATCTCGCAGGAAATGTCTTCCTCTCGTTTGAAAGTCTCAGCAACTGGTCAAAACTCCTGAACGATATTCTCTACTCCGGAATCAATGCTCTCGTCTGCCCGATGCTCACTTACACCCTCTTGAGGTTCTTTGAACGGACATTCAAAATTACAACAGATCTTACACTCGTTGAACTTTCAAGTACCGATCACCCTCTTCTCAAAGAATTGAATCATGCCTCACCGGGTACTTTTTACCACTCACAGGCGGTTGCTCGACTGGCAGAAAGCGCCGCTGAAAGAATCGGAGCAGATACACTCCTTGTAAGTGTCGGCGCTCTCTATCACGACATCGGTAAGATGATCTCACCTTACTATTTTATCGAAAATCAGGGGGATGGACACAACCCCCACAATGAACTTTCGCCCGAAACCAGTGTTAAAGTTATCAGAGAACATGTCCTGCAGGGGATGGAACTCGGACGAAAACACAACCTGCCGCAGGAAATTATCGAGTTTATCCCGACCCATCACGGCAAAGGGCTCATCAGAATTTTCTACGACAAAGCCGTCCACAAATACGGCAAGGAAAATGTCAACAAAGACGACTACAGGTACCTCGGTCCCAAACCACACACCCGCGAACAGGCTATTCTCATGCTCGCTGACAAATGCGAATCCGCTTCACGAAGTATCTCAACGCCTGATCCACAGACTCTCGAGAATCTTATCAATAATCTGATAAATCAGACTCTGCAGGAAAAAGAGCTCGATGAAGCTGCTGTTACTCTCTCCGAGGTTGAGGAAATAAAGAAAGTCTTCTTCAACACCCTGATGACTACCAAACACGCCAGGATGAGATATCCTGAGCAGGAAAAACTTGAAAAAAGCTCATAA
- the xerD gene encoding site-specific tyrosine recombinase XerD, with translation MKKAHKRDYLDQFLADYLTELRVERNLAANSLEAYKRDINSFLDFVREENIGDLSEITADHAREFFASLTASGLSGLSLARFHSSLKGFFSFLVVSEYIKKSPLSRLKPPRIKRKLPEVLSPQEIELLIAQTDEETPTGLRDRAIIEVLYACGIRVSELAGMKKSDIFFDEEMIRVLGKGSKERFVPIGTPALEALKKYLLLGRTVLAKPGSGTYLFLNSKLGGALTRMGIWKIIKEYAELAGLSKRVYPHIFRHSFATHLIEGGANIRAVQEMLGHTDISVTQIYTHIDITYIREVVHQFHPRG, from the coding sequence TTGAAAAAAGCTCATAAACGAGATTATCTCGATCAGTTCCTCGCTGACTATCTCACAGAACTGAGAGTTGAACGAAATCTCGCCGCCAACTCCCTTGAAGCTTACAAGCGGGATATAAACTCCTTTCTCGACTTCGTCAGAGAGGAAAATATCGGCGACCTTTCGGAAATTACTGCCGATCACGCAAGGGAATTTTTTGCATCACTTACTGCTTCGGGACTCTCAGGTTTGTCCCTCGCACGATTTCACTCTTCTCTAAAAGGTTTTTTCTCATTCCTCGTCGTCTCCGAGTATATCAAAAAAAGCCCCCTGTCCAGACTGAAACCACCACGAATTAAAAGAAAACTCCCCGAAGTTCTATCTCCTCAGGAAATAGAACTCTTAATCGCACAGACTGACGAAGAAACCCCCACCGGCTTGAGGGACAGGGCTATCATCGAAGTTTTATATGCCTGCGGAATCAGAGTCTCGGAACTTGCCGGAATGAAAAAGAGCGACATCTTCTTCGATGAGGAAATGATAAGAGTCTTAGGGAAGGGGAGTAAGGAGAGGTTCGTCCCTATCGGAACTCCTGCTTTGGAGGCCCTTAAAAAATATCTGCTCCTCGGCAGAACGGTGCTCGCGAAACCCGGCAGTGGAACATACCTTTTTCTCAATTCCAAACTCGGAGGTGCTCTCACCAGAATGGGTATCTGGAAAATCATCAAGGAGTATGCCGAACTTGCAGGCCTCTCAAAAAGAGTCTATCCCCACATATTCCGTCATTCCTTCGCTACTCACCTTATCGAAGGGGGAGCAAACATCAGAGCTGTGCAGGAAATGCTCGGGCACACCGACATCTCAGTCACCCAGATTTATACTCACATCGACATTACTTACATAAGAGAAGTGGTGCACCAGTTCCACCCAAGGGGGTGA